One Brassica napus cultivar Da-Ae chromosome C4, Da-Ae, whole genome shotgun sequence genomic region harbors:
- the LOC106393126 gene encoding subtilisin-like protease SBT2.4, with amino-acid sequence MHLKQMENENLNKDLMDTNPRKLRAYCFIWLIVCILVLIVCVILSRAEEKDGNDDDHVPRIYSVLVEGEPLAFHAATNINSKAMAYEAKKIEEIHEEILGSTLEKGSYTKLYSFKHIINALAVRTTPSQAQKLKKAKGVKAVEEDKGVKLMTTYTPDFLELPRQVWPKISNQGDRLAGEDIVIGFVDTGISPTHPSFAALDLTNPYSTNLSRLNFSGDCETGPLFPAGSCNGKIISARFFSAGARASVAFNGSLDILSPFDASGHGSHVASIAAGNSGVPVIVDGFSYGRASGMAPRARIAVYKAVYPSIGTLVDVIAAIDQAIIDGVDVLTLSVGPDKPPVDKPTVLGIFDLAMLLARKAGVIVVQAAGNHGPFPSSVLSYSPWVVGVAAGSTDRSYPASLILDGGQTVQGVGLSGPTLGAPFLRHRLVLARDAVRTNGSVPRTITGDVEECQRSDNFDPAKVLGSIVICTFSEGFFNQISTIRAITQTATTLGFMGFILMANPNFGDYVAEPTIFSSPGILIPKVLDSQLIMRYYEEKTYRDRGGVVTQFGARARINEGRNSVFAGEAPVVSRFSSRGPAFIDANQNPLDVLKPDILAPGHQIWGAWSLTSAFDPNFTGRRFAILSGTSMAAPHIAGISALIKQLNPSWTPAMIASAISTTATGYDSSGEVMSAESYGISELFPSNHFDNGAGHVNPARAIDPGLVLPTGFEDYISFLCSLPSINPDTVRSATGAWCTTKFSHPANLNHPSVTISALKGPLVVRRSFQNVSNKTERYLGSVLPPNGTIVRLNPSWFTIRAQRIQDVDIEFNVTEVLNQFTFGEIVLTGSLNHIVRIPLTVKTTPF; translated from the exons atgcatCTTAAACAAATGGAGAATGAGAATCTTAATAAAGATCTAATGGATACCAATCCAAGAAAACTAAGAGCCTATTGTTTCATATGGCTCATAGTATGTATACTTGTattaattgtttgtgtaatatTATCTAGAGCAGAAGAAAAAGACGGAAACGATGATGATCATGTACCAAGGATCTACTCTGTTCTGGTTGAAGGTGAACCATTGGCCTTTCATGCGGCAACTAACATCAACAG CAAAGCTATGGCATATGAAGCAAAGAAGATAGAAGAGATTCATGAAGAAATACTTGGAAGCACACTTGAAAAAGGAAGTTATACAAAACTTTATAGCTTCAAACATATCATCAATGCTCTCGCTGTCCGTACTACTCCTTCTCAG GCCCAGAAACTGAAGAAGGCAAAAGGAGTGAAGGCAGtggaagaagacaaaggagtgAAACTAATGACAACTTACACTCCCGATTTCTTGGAACTTCCTCGACAAGTCTGGCCTAAGATATCCAACCAAGGTGACAGACTTGCCGGAGAAGACATCGTAATCGGTTTCGTGGATACAGGAATTAGCCCTACTCACCCTAGCTTCGCCGCACTCGATCTCACCAACCCTTACTCAACGAATCTCTCGCGTTTAAATTTCTCCGGCGACTGTGAGACCGGTCCTCTCTTCCCCGCTGGTTCTTGTAATGGAAAAATCATCTCTGCAAGATTCTTTTCCGCTGGAGCTCGAGCTTCCGTCGCTTTCAACGGCTCCTTGGATATACTCTCTCCGTTCGATGCGTCCGGCCATGGAAG TCACGTGGCCTCCATCGCGGCCGGAAATTCAGGAGTTCCGGTGATCGTCGACGGATTCTCCTACGGCCGAGCCAGCGGAATGGCTCCAAGAGCACG AATAGCCGTTTACAAGGCAGTTTACCCATCAATTGGAACTCTTGTTGATGTAATTGCTGCCATCGACCAA GCAATAATAGATGGTGTAGATGTGCTGACACTGTCCGTAGGACCGGACAAACCACCTGTAGATAAGCCTACAGTACTCGGGATTTTCGACCTGGCGATGCTATTGGCTAGAAAAGCAGGAGTCATTGTGGTGCAGGCAGCAGGGAATCATGGTCCCTTTCCGTCTTCCGTACTGTCTTATAGTCCGTGGGTCGTCGGTGTCGCTGCAGGAAGTACGGACCGGTCTTATCCGGCCTCTCTCATCCTAGACGGTGGCCAGACCGTTCAGGGCGTCGGACTTTCAG GCCCAACTCTTGGAGCTCCTTTCCTTCGACACAGGCTAGTCTTAGCCAGAGACGCAGTTAGAACCAACGGCTCCGTTCCACGAACCATAACCGGAGACGTGGAAGAATGTCAGCGATCAGATAACTTTGATCCGGCGAAGGTTCTTGGAAGTATTGTGATTTGTACATTTTCGGAGGGCTTCTTCAATCAAATCTCGACAATTCGGGCCATCACCCAAACCGCCACGACCCTTGGTTTCATGGGTTTCATACTCATGGCCAACCCTAATTTCGGTGACTATGTTGCAGAACCTACGATATTTTCCTCACCTGGTATTCTAATCCCTAAAGTATTAGATTCCCAG CTTATTATGAGGTACTACGAAGAGAAAACTTACAGAGACAGAGGAGGGGTAGTAACACAATTCGGGGCACGAGCCAGGATCAACGAAGGCCGAAACTCGGTGTTCGCTGGAGAAGCACCGGTTGTGAGCAGATTCTCGTCGAGGGGCCCGGCTTTTATAGATGCAAATCAGAATCCTTTAGACGTCCTTAAGCCAGATATTCTTGCACCTGGTCACCAAATATGGGGAGCCTGGAGCCTTACTAGTGCCTTCGATCCTAATTTCACAG GACGGAGGTTTGCAATATTGTCCGGAACGAGCATGGCGGCTCCTCATATAGCGGGGATATCTGCACTTATAAAGCAGCTTAATCCTTCTTGGACCCCGGCCATGATTGCCTCAGCCATTTCCACCACAGCCACAGGATACGACAGTTCAGGGGAAGTTATGTCAGCGGAGTCTTATGGAATCAGTGAACTGTTTCCATCTAATCATTTTGATAATGGCGCTGGCCATGTTAATCCCGCTAGAGCCATAGATCCAGGGCTGGTTTTACCCAcag GTTTTGAAGACTACATCAGTTTCTTGTGTTCACTGCCAAGCATTAACCCGGACACAGTTCGATCCGCAACCGGAGCCTGGTGCACCACCAAGTTTAGCCACCCAGCGAATCTTAACCATCCATCAGTGACTATATCTGCTCTTAAAGGGCCACTTGTAGTGAGAAGAAGTTTCCAAAACGTCTCCAACAAAACCGAGAGATATCTTGGCTCAGTTTTACCTCCCAATGGTACAATCGTACGGTTAAACCCATCTTGGTTTACGATACGGGCACAGAGAATCCAAGATGTTGACATTGAGTTCAATGTTACAGAAGTCCTAAACCAGTTTACGTTTGGTGAAATTGTTCTTACCGGAAGCTTAAATCATATTGTAAGAATACCATTGACGGTCAAGACCACCCCGTTTTGA